The genomic interval CTGTTCGAACAAGTAGATCAGGTAGGTGAAGGGGTTTAAGCCATTTTCCTTGGCCGTTTCGACGATGCTATAAATCGTGGCGCTGGCCTTCGCACCATGAGGCGTATTCGCAAATAG from Syntrophomonadaceae bacterium carries:
- a CDS encoding transposase domain-containing protein, whose amino-acid sequence is LFANTPHGAKASATIYSIVETAKENGLNPFTYLIYLFEQMPNMDVKDRDALDKLLPWSNSLPARCRIRKISDEMPAS